AGAAAAGTGTCCTTATGCCACTAGAAGTTATGTTTGTTTATGGTATTTCTTAAATCGGTTAATCATCAATTATATTTCTTGGATTTTCTTTATGAAAAATACTAATCTCCTCCATGTCCCTGTAGCTACGGTAGTTCACAGAGGGATCAAGTCCAAAGACTCCAAACCTACGGCGACTGTCCGGCCGCGGATAGATCAGACAGTGTGGTACCTAACGAACAGTACAACTTTTTCAGTCCTCCGCACAGGCACTCATCAGTTTGCATCGTCACGGAAAGAGTCCACCATCCACATAACTGAAAAGATCGATCAGTTTAGCACCTAGCAATGCCAACTATCTTCAGATCGGAAGATCCTCTTCAATTGTGTGCACTGAGCCGTACTGAATGATGCAAATCCATCGCAAAATGCAATCTATACCCTTAACCTTAAGCTGAGATCGAAAGCAGACACCCCCAATGGCACGGCCGCGTGGATGCAGTTTTTATCTCTGGGGTGGGTATCCACATGGCCTACTAAACGATCTATCAAGAGATCTATCTATCTTGAGACgtgcaatatatttttttttctaaactagcAAATACCGCAAGATGAGAATTCATATGCAGACATGTCTGCATGTCTTAAAGTATGCCAGATGATTAAAACATCACGAGAATATATCCACCCCGAGCATAAAAGAATTACTGCCCATGACGCCTCACAATAATGCAACCTGATTTAACCTTAGATCGTTCAGGTGCTCATGGGGCATGAGCTGCGTGTTGGTTGATCTCTTGCCACTGAAACAGAGATGTTCAAACCAGGCTTGGTCTACCTACGCTTACCCGTGCCACACATAGAAGGTAACAAATTTTCAGGGCTCATTACGCATgttcctctctcccgcgcagCGATCGGACGTACCCGTTCACCTCTTTTTCTTACCCCCGATCCCCGTTGTGCACATATACAAGGGAAACAGAACCCACACGCTAATGGCAACTAACATACGGACTAGCTACTCCTTAAACCTAAATATATCTCTACCAATCATAAGATGCACAGAAGGGTGCGAAGGGTAAACTTTTATCTTGCCCTCTTCCGGACAATGAAGatttaacaaaaaaagttAGAGTGGTCTGAACAAgttggataaaatttaaacccctttttattgatttttgctataaaatttttggggTCTTAGTGAGGGCTCCCATGGTTTTAACCGAGGTAGCTGAGGTTTGAGCCCCTGCCACCTTCATGCTAGATCTACCCCTGCATTCGAAGATGAAGATGTCGCACGAGGATTTTTATCACTATCGCCCTACTACTAATGTATCACGACATCTACCATCTCAAATATATTCCTATGACTTCATTAAATAGTACCAAGATCGAATTCtgtataaaaaattggtaTCATGTATTCATGTATAGCCTATATTTAAGAATTAACTCTAACACTAACAGAACGAAATATTGATCGTTTCTTACCCAGCACACACCCACTGCCTACTGGTGAATcaggaggtgattgtttgagtttttcatagaaaaagtcaaacgaaatatttacaaataaaaaatatttgtgaataaaatttttatacaagtaatccaggctaaaaaataaactatgatgaaaaacctaCAAAATCCactctaaattaatttaaggttaaaaattcaaattttaatctttaagcataaacaaaatcaaaaatattagGCTATTAGTCATCCCTAGGCATGAAAAGAAACTACTCCACCATTTCAAGTTAGTAAGtcgagttgattttggtaaaAGTCAAAATACTCGGTGTGactaaatttatagataaatatagtaacatatacaacatcaaatcagtttcattaaatctataattgaacatatttttgtaaatgttactattttttataaacttgatcaaatttaatgtAGTTTGAATTTGACCAAAGTCAAAACTATAAGGGAGTATCATTTTTTGACAGTATAAGATCAACACTACACTGGGTGACGTGAGAAAACCGCTTCCCGAGTCCGCGCGCTGCGTTAGACGCAGCCTATAAGTGGTTGCCCCCTGAGCTCTCCGAGCTAGCAAGAAGCCACTCCACTGTCCACTCGGCCGCTCCTCGGCTAGCTTGTGCATGTATAACTAGCTACCGCGGGCACTCGAtccaccgcgccgcgcggaGTTGGATTGAGATAGGCGGAGGAGATGATATCGGGGCACGACTTCTACAcggtgatggcggcggtggtgccgTTGTACGTGGCGATGTTCCTGGCGTACGGGTCGGTGCGGTGGTGGGGCATCTTCACGCCGGACCAGTGCTCCGGCATCAACCGCTTCGTCGCCATCTTCGCCGTGCCGCTGCTGTCCTTCCACTTCATCTCCACCAACGACCCGTACGCGATGAACCTCCGCTTCGTGGCGGCGGACACGCTGCAGAAGCTGCTCGTCCTGGCGGGGCTCGCCGCGTGGTCGCGCCTCCCCTCGCGGGCCGGGGCGCCGCGGCTGGACTGGTCCATCAcgctcttctccctctccacGCTGCCCAACACGCTCGTCATGGGGATCCCGCTGCTGATTGCCATGTACGGGCCATACTCCGGCTCGCTCATGGTCCAGATCGTCGTGCTCCAGTGCATCATCTGGTACACGCTGATGCTCTTCCTCTTCGAGTTCCGCGCCGCGCGGATGCTAATCGCCGACCAGTTCCCGGACACGGCGGCGTCCATTGTGTCCCTGCACGTCGACCCGGACGTGGTGTCGCTAGAGGGCGGCCGCGCGGAGACGGAggccgaggtggcggcggacgggCGGCTGCACGTCACCGTGCGCCGGTCCTCGGTGTCGCGGCGGTCGCTGCTGGTcacgccgcggccgtcgaACCTGACGGGCGCGGAGATCTACTCGCTTAGCTCGTCGCGGAACCCAACCCCGCGGGGCTCCAACTTCAACCACGCTGACTTCTTCGCCATGGTCGGAGGAGGACCACCGCCCCCgacgcccgccgccgtgcgagGCTCGAGCTTCGGCGCCTCCGAGCTCTACTCTCTGCAGTCGTCGCGGGGCCCAACCCCGAGGCAGTCCAACTTCGACGAGCACTCGACACGGCCGAAACCACCGGCAACCACGGGGGCACTCAACCACGACGCCAAAGAGCTCCACATGTTTGTGTGGAGCTCGAGCGCGTCTCCCGTCTCAGAAGTTAGTGGCCTGCCTGTGTTcagtggtggcggcggcggcggtctcgAC
This is a stretch of genomic DNA from Oryza brachyantha chromosome 1, ObraRS2, whole genome shotgun sequence. It encodes these proteins:
- the LOC102703436 gene encoding auxin efflux carrier component 3a, translating into MISGHDFYTVMAAVVPLYVAMFLAYGSVRWWGIFTPDQCSGINRFVAIFAVPLLSFHFISTNDPYAMNLRFVAADTLQKLLVLAGLAAWSRLPSRAGAPRLDWSITLFSLSTLPNTLVMGIPLLIAMYGPYSGSLMVQIVVLQCIIWYTLMLFLFEFRAARMLIADQFPDTAASIVSLHVDPDVVSLEGGRAETEAEVAADGRLHVTVRRSSVSRRSLLVTPRPSNLTGAEIYSLSSSRNPTPRGSNFNHADFFAMVGGGPPPPTPAAVRGSSFGASELYSLQSSRGPTPRQSNFDEHSTRPKPPATTGALNHDAKELHMFVWSSSASPVSEVSGLPVFSGGGGGGLDVGAKEIHMVIPADLPQNNGSGKEHEEYGPVALGGGGGGGENFSFGGGKTVDGAEAADDEEALPDRLTKLGSSSTAELHPKVVDVDGADAAGGAASSGQHQMPPASVMTRLILIMVWRKLIRNPNTYSSLLGLAWSLVAFRWHVSMPAIVAKSISILSDAGLGMAMFSLGLFMALQPSVIACGKSAAAVSMAVRFLAGPAVMAAASIAIGLRGTLLHVAIVQAALPQGIVPFVFAKEYNVHPAILSTAVIFGMLIALPITLLYYILLGL